In Fibrobacter sp. UWH4, a single genomic region encodes these proteins:
- the radA gene encoding DNA repair protein RadA yields MVALNKTKAKKEIEFLCTECGNTTPKWAGKCPFCGAWSSLKEHVVENILDGGRASRGLGGPVHKVVPLKEVATEETRRLSTANTEFDRVLGGGLAPGSLVLIGGDPGIGKSTLVLSTLATMTAAGVRSLYVSGEESAVQVKLRSERLNVAGSDMLLLCETSLEKILQQAAEIKPQVLVIDSIQTVYKENLSGTPGCATQLRECTLDLMVFAKNTGCITILIGHVTKDGQIAGPRILEHMVDTVVYFEGDRNHQYRLIRTIKNRFGATDEIGVFEMTSHGLSPVENPSRVFLQENVPPTPGSVVCCTMEGTRAMLFETQALVSQTTFAVPQRVAAGIDPKRLTIILALLEKFGGVIVGASDVFVSIAGGLKVSDTSSDLALALAVASNHLAIPLGRQSIVIGELGLSGEVRSVSLLEQRLKEARRLGMTEAVVPAGGRLPENTSGMKVVQVHTLSEAVNWLMDKK; encoded by the coding sequence ATGGTAGCACTAAATAAAACGAAAGCGAAAAAAGAAATTGAGTTCCTCTGTACCGAATGTGGCAACACCACACCCAAGTGGGCGGGCAAGTGTCCATTCTGCGGGGCGTGGAGTAGCCTCAAGGAGCATGTCGTAGAAAACATCCTCGATGGGGGGCGAGCCTCCCGTGGTCTCGGCGGTCCAGTCCATAAGGTGGTTCCACTGAAGGAGGTCGCTACAGAAGAGACGAGGCGGCTGAGCACCGCCAATACCGAATTTGACAGGGTGCTAGGGGGCGGGCTTGCACCAGGTTCCCTGGTGCTCATCGGTGGCGATCCTGGAATCGGAAAGTCTACTCTGGTGCTGTCCACGCTCGCCACTATGACAGCCGCCGGAGTAAGGAGCCTCTATGTGAGCGGCGAAGAAAGTGCGGTGCAGGTCAAGCTGCGCAGCGAGCGCCTGAACGTGGCGGGTTCCGACATGCTTCTGCTTTGCGAGACTAGCCTTGAAAAAATTTTGCAGCAGGCGGCAGAGATCAAGCCGCAGGTGCTCGTCATCGATTCAATCCAGACGGTCTATAAGGAAAATTTATCGGGGACTCCGGGCTGCGCCACGCAGCTTCGCGAATGCACGCTCGACCTGATGGTGTTCGCGAAGAATACGGGCTGCATCACAATTCTTATCGGGCATGTCACCAAGGACGGTCAGATCGCGGGGCCTCGCATCTTGGAGCACATGGTCGATACGGTCGTGTATTTCGAGGGCGACCGCAACCATCAGTACCGCCTGATCCGCACCATCAAGAACCGTTTCGGTGCGACGGATGAAATCGGCGTATTCGAGATGACTTCGCACGGACTTTCTCCGGTAGAAAATCCGAGCCGGGTCTTTCTGCAAGAGAATGTTCCTCCGACGCCCGGAAGCGTGGTCTGCTGCACGATGGAAGGGACGCGGGCGATGCTTTTCGAGACGCAGGCGCTCGTAAGCCAGACCACCTTTGCGGTACCGCAGCGGGTGGCCGCAGGGATTGACCCGAAGCGGCTCACCATCATCCTGGCGCTGCTTGAAAAGTTCGGCGGGGTAATCGTTGGGGCCTCCGACGTATTTGTCTCGATTGCCGGCGGGCTGAAGGTCTCCGACACTTCGTCGGATCTCGCCCTCGCGCTCGCTGTCGCGAGCAACCACCTCGCGATTCCGCTCGGCAGGCAGTCCATCGTCATCGGCGAACTCGGACTGTCGGGCGAGGTCCGCTCCGTGAGCCTTTTGGAACAAAGGCTCAAGGAAGCCCGCCGCCTGGGCATGACCGAAGCGGTAGTCCCGGCGGGTGGCCGCCTGCCGGAGAATACCTCGGGCATGAAGGTTGTCCAGGTGCATACCCTCTCCGAAGCTGTGAACTGGCTGATGGATAAGAAGTAA
- a CDS encoding SufE family protein, with protein sequence MDSRLNEVRETFANFADEDGKWKYLLDLARAHKGMDAALKDEKFIIQGCASTMYLVPKFDGEKIHFEMDVEGGTTNPLISRGLGALALKVYNDMAPADILAVDPKFFQDIGLNVGLSPTRSNGFASLVKQIYLYARVFAALAKK encoded by the coding sequence ATGGATTCTCGTTTGAACGAAGTGCGTGAGACGTTTGCAAACTTTGCAGACGAAGACGGCAAGTGGAAGTACCTGCTTGACTTGGCCCGAGCCCACAAGGGGATGGACGCCGCGCTCAAGGACGAAAAATTCATTATCCAGGGGTGCGCCTCGACCATGTATCTGGTGCCTAAGTTCGACGGCGAAAAGATTCACTTCGAAATGGATGTCGAAGGCGGTACCACGAATCCGCTCATTAGCCGCGGCCTCGGCGCGCTTGCGCTCAAGGTCTATAACGACATGGCTCCGGCGGACATTCTCGCGGTCGATCCGAAGTTCTTCCAGGATATCGGCCTGAATGTAGGCCTTTCGCCGACGCGTTCGAACGGTTTTGCGAGCCTGGTCAAGCAAATTTATTTGTATGCACGGGTCTTTGCGGCCCTTGCCAAAAAGTAA
- a CDS encoding pentapeptide repeat-containing protein, which yields MNMKRVSKFGLCLVSALALNVFAQDNWAGKDLNVSFSNKRIDNFNFKNAKAVAHTTDFRRATGENPDFTGANLNEVSFQNAVISNASFENASLVKATISGADIRGSSFEGANMQEANLYRATLLDSQFPKANLKNARLDAMKVSDQTDFSKADLTQASVMDVDLTAADFNKANLTNANFSRSLMANSDLRKTTLVKTDFTACNLIAANFKGVDLIEVNFAKAGLSQANFSGAEFKNVNLREADLSLTTFNDVDLSKTQLQKAKFAQSTLKNMNFDNQDLTGVVFDKGSVSKSSFVKTKLSKASFYDTEVSKNSFQNAELLKAVFDGAYVRKNIFDKADLTKANFANSTIERSDFILAQLAGVSFAGAKLEKVNFTNANMQGIKIDADTKMEDVDFSGANLEGAKIEKFTAKKVIYDNKTQFPSGFDPRQYGFTKRGEKAADIKVEGKKKSGDGEEDQPKKKRKKRKSMDNDDE from the coding sequence ATGAATATGAAGAGAGTATCAAAGTTTGGTTTGTGCCTAGTCAGCGCACTAGCCCTCAACGTTTTTGCTCAGGACAACTGGGCCGGCAAGGACCTGAACGTGTCCTTCAGTAACAAGCGTATCGACAATTTCAACTTCAAGAATGCGAAGGCTGTCGCCCATACGACCGACTTCCGCCGTGCAACTGGTGAAAACCCGGATTTCACGGGTGCAAACCTCAACGAAGTTTCCTTCCAGAATGCGGTGATCAGCAACGCAAGCTTTGAAAATGCAAGCCTCGTCAAGGCAACCATTAGCGGTGCCGACATCCGTGGCTCCTCCTTCGAAGGCGCCAACATGCAGGAAGCGAACCTTTACCGTGCAACGCTCCTCGATAGCCAGTTCCCCAAGGCAAACCTGAAGAACGCCCGCCTCGACGCCATGAAGGTGTCCGACCAGACCGACTTCAGCAAGGCTGACCTCACCCAGGCATCCGTGATGGACGTGGACCTGACTGCCGCCGACTTCAACAAGGCAAACCTCACCAACGCGAACTTCTCGCGTTCCCTGATGGCAAACAGCGACCTCCGCAAGACGACCCTCGTGAAGACGGACTTCACCGCCTGTAACCTGATCGCCGCCAACTTCAAGGGCGTGGACCTCATCGAAGTGAACTTCGCCAAGGCAGGTCTTTCCCAGGCCAACTTCAGCGGTGCCGAATTCAAGAACGTGAACCTCAGGGAAGCAGACCTTTCCCTGACCACCTTCAATGACGTGGACCTTTCCAAGACCCAGCTCCAGAAGGCCAAGTTCGCCCAGTCCACCCTGAAGAACATGAACTTCGACAACCAGGACCTCACGGGCGTGGTGTTCGACAAGGGCTCCGTTTCCAAGAGCTCCTTCGTGAAGACCAAGCTCTCCAAGGCATCCTTCTACGACACCGAAGTGAGCAAGAACTCCTTCCAGAACGCAGAACTCCTGAAGGCCGTGTTCGACGGCGCCTACGTCCGCAAGAACATCTTCGACAAAGCTGACCTCACCAAGGCCAACTTCGCGAACTCCACCATTGAACGTTCCGACTTCATTCTCGCCCAGCTCGCCGGTGTAAGCTTTGCCGGTGCCAAGCTCGAAAAGGTGAACTTCACCAACGCCAACATGCAGGGCATCAAGATTGACGCCGATACCAAGATGGAAGACGTGGACTTCTCCGGTGCAAACCTCGAAGGCGCCAAGATCGAAAAGTTCACCGCCAAGAAGGTAATCTACGACAACAAGACCCAGTTCCCGTCAGGCTTTGACCCGCGTCAGTACGGCTTCACCAAGCGCGGTGAAAAGGCCGCCGACATCAAGGTCGAAGGCAAGAAGAAGTCCGGTGACGGCGAAGAAGACCAGCCGAAGAAGAAGCGCAAGAAAAGAAAGTCCATGGACAATGACGACGAATAG
- a CDS encoding tetratricopeptide repeat protein: MNNRNRFIVPLILGGAAVLFFIAVVTAAVVLRTSDKIVGLDYECNYSHNSSLVSSIASALGNRAAEFNKGLCLLEKKEYGEAYDAFVPIAEKGLADAQCLLGDMYAEGLGVSQDLEKAEHWYRMAANQFNGCGLISLGFMYYDGNVVPKDRSEAAKLWKRALDISPVPRGWETWYANIEGRLGLMYLEGDGVRQNYDDALRYLTRAAGADDAEAQSALGSMYAKGLGVTRDYVQAEHWYRKAADQGDVDAMVRLGTMYYSGVEEYGIRKDFNKAFHYYSSAANIGDAPAQFYLACLYLRGEGVEQNLEKAFEWTEKSAKQGFAEAQNELGRAYEHMKQDPDKAIEWYQKAAAQGFEPARQNLERIFENTVTSAFSLDNLDLEHLFTDEDTVCLSKKRSADLDTGVRDPFADLDLGDN, from the coding sequence ATGAACAATAGGAACAGATTTATAGTGCCTCTGATCTTGGGGGGGGCGGCGGTTCTATTTTTTATCGCAGTGGTTACCGCCGCAGTTGTCTTGAGAACATCCGATAAAATAGTCGGCCTTGACTATGAATGCAATTATTCGCACAACAGTTCCCTCGTTAGCAGCATTGCCTCTGCGCTGGGAAACCGGGCTGCTGAATTCAATAAAGGCTTATGCTTGCTGGAAAAGAAGGAATATGGCGAAGCCTATGATGCCTTTGTGCCCATCGCCGAAAAGGGGCTTGCAGATGCTCAATGCTTACTTGGGGATATGTACGCAGAAGGCTTGGGAGTTTCCCAGGATCTTGAAAAAGCGGAACACTGGTACAGGATGGCTGCAAATCAATTCAATGGCTGTGGTTTAATTTCTTTGGGATTTATGTATTATGACGGAAATGTTGTGCCAAAGGATCGTTCGGAAGCTGCAAAATTATGGAAAAGGGCGCTTGATATTAGTCCCGTTCCTCGAGGATGGGAAACTTGGTATGCTAATATTGAGGGACGGTTAGGGCTTATGTATCTGGAAGGAGATGGGGTTCGGCAGAATTATGACGATGCTCTTCGTTATTTGACCCGAGCAGCAGGAGCTGATGATGCGGAAGCTCAAAGCGCACTTGGGTCTATGTATGCAAAAGGCTTGGGAGTAACTCGGGATTATGTACAAGCGGAACATTGGTACAGAAAGGCTGCGGATCAAGGTGACGTAGACGCAATGGTTCGTTTGGGAACCATGTATTATAGTGGGGTTGAAGAATATGGAATACGAAAAGATTTCAACAAGGCGTTCCATTATTATTCAAGTGCAGCCAATATTGGTGATGCACCGGCCCAGTTCTATCTTGCTTGTTTGTATTTAAGGGGTGAGGGTGTGGAGCAGAATTTAGAAAAGGCTTTTGAATGGACGGAAAAATCTGCCAAGCAAGGCTTCGCTGAGGCTCAGAATGAATTGGGCAGAGCCTATGAACATATGAAACAGGATCCTGACAAGGCCATTGAATGGTACCAAAAGGCGGCAGCACAGGGTTTTGAGCCTGCACGACAAAATCTGGAGCGTATCTTTGAAAATACAGTAACATCAGCCTTCAGCTTGGACAATTTAGATTTAGAGCATTTATTTACAGATGAAGATACAGTGTGCCTTTCAAAAAAACGGTCCGCCGATTTGGATACAGGAGTGAGAGACCCGTTCGCCGATTTGGATTTAGGTGATAATTGA
- a CDS encoding NAD(P)/FAD-dependent oxidoreductase, whose protein sequence is MANFASNRYDVVVCGAGPAGLMAACTLGRLTGGARRILLLDKKEPWKEPIFCAEAVSNDRLNALWPVDPSFVRGTLSGIYFTSPKRYRAEFYSKDCGLILDRRLFHHNLADGCSAAGVECRYDALIKKLEKTAEGWNVSVSVAGGEVETLSAAAVVDASGPSCKLTRGIECLQGIESGDADLEPAIFAVAEGIEHSKEHIELFFGSEFESGYGWIFPRDGKEVNIGFVLGKDVKHKVPLRQKLLDFIARDYPEAKVKAVYGGAIACTGTEIRPFAKCGLFKAGDAASCVNPISRSGIVESLLCGKVVAESVKEWLDDSGANREAIEAKTLDRWMAVLGKKHLQVARAKAGFNKISDAQFDRAAKKLSKLPREKQTLFRIFFNVLWAAPSLIWKMRSFLR, encoded by the coding sequence ATGGCAAATTTTGCATCAAATCGGTATGATGTGGTGGTTTGCGGGGCCGGTCCAGCCGGTCTCATGGCTGCCTGCACCCTCGGTCGACTGACTGGCGGTGCTAGACGTATTTTACTTTTGGACAAGAAAGAACCGTGGAAGGAGCCGATTTTTTGCGCCGAGGCCGTCTCTAATGACAGGCTGAACGCCTTGTGGCCGGTGGATCCCTCTTTTGTCCGCGGAACACTTTCCGGCATTTACTTTACTTCCCCCAAGCGTTACCGTGCTGAATTCTACAGCAAGGACTGTGGCCTGATCCTGGATCGCAGGCTTTTCCACCATAATCTGGCGGATGGATGTAGCGCGGCGGGCGTAGAATGCCGCTACGACGCCTTGATCAAGAAACTTGAAAAGACCGCCGAAGGCTGGAATGTTTCGGTGTCCGTGGCTGGTGGCGAGGTCGAGACGCTTTCGGCCGCTGCCGTGGTTGACGCTTCGGGCCCGAGCTGCAAACTGACCCGCGGCATCGAGTGCCTGCAGGGAATTGAGTCGGGGGATGCCGACTTGGAACCGGCAATTTTTGCGGTAGCCGAAGGTATAGAGCATAGCAAGGAACATATCGAGCTTTTCTTCGGCTCCGAATTCGAATCGGGCTATGGCTGGATTTTCCCGCGCGACGGCAAGGAAGTGAATATCGGCTTTGTGCTAGGCAAGGATGTCAAGCATAAGGTTCCTCTGCGCCAGAAGTTGCTGGACTTTATCGCCCGCGACTATCCCGAGGCAAAGGTCAAGGCCGTGTACGGCGGCGCAATCGCCTGTACCGGGACCGAAATTCGCCCCTTCGCGAAGTGCGGCCTCTTTAAGGCGGGCGATGCGGCAAGCTGCGTGAATCCCATCAGTCGTTCGGGAATCGTGGAATCGCTCCTGTGCGGAAAGGTGGTCGCGGAGTCCGTGAAGGAATGGCTTGACGATTCCGGTGCAAACCGTGAGGCGATCGAGGCCAAGACGCTTGACCGCTGGATGGCCGTTCTGGGCAAGAAACACCTGCAGGTGGCGCGCGCCAAGGCGGGCTTCAACAAAATTAGCGATGCCCAGTTTGACCGTGCCGCCAAGAAGCTATCGAAGCTTCCGCGCGAAAAGCAGACGTTGTTCAGAATTTTCTTTAATGTGCTGTGGGCCGCACCTTCGCTCATCTGGAAGATGCGTTCCTTCTTGCGTTGA
- the fabV gene encoding enoyl-ACP reductase FabV, which produces MVIEPMIRSNMCVNAHPQGCAMDVKRQIAYVQKKMAERGEPKDTPKTVLVLGCSTGYGLASRITAAFGYGAATIGVSFEKEGTDEPRQKTGTPGWYNNMAFDKFAKEAGLESVTFNGDAFSHEMRQNVIDTLNKMGRKVDLLVYSVASSVRVDPDNGTLYRSVLKPIGETFSGATIDCMTGKISTISAEPATEEEAANTVKVMGGEDWALWVNQLKAAGVLAEGVKTVAYSYIGPKLSHAIYRDGTIGGAKKHLEATARELNSSLQKDLKGEAYVSVNKGLVTRSSAVIPIIPLYLSVLFKVMKEQGSHEGCIEQMERLMSERLYTGKAVPTDENHLIRIDDWELDPKVQEEVNKRMATITQENFAQVGDLEGYRHDFLATNGFDVEGVDYSADVKSVETI; this is translated from the coding sequence ATGGTTATTGAACCGATGATCCGTAGCAATATGTGCGTCAACGCCCACCCGCAGGGCTGCGCTATGGATGTAAAGCGCCAGATCGCTTACGTGCAGAAGAAAATGGCCGAGCGCGGCGAACCCAAGGACACTCCGAAAACGGTCCTCGTTTTGGGTTGCTCCACCGGCTACGGGCTTGCCAGCCGCATTACCGCCGCCTTCGGATACGGCGCCGCCACCATCGGCGTATCTTTCGAAAAAGAAGGCACTGACGAACCTCGCCAGAAAACGGGAACACCGGGCTGGTACAACAATATGGCCTTCGACAAATTTGCAAAAGAAGCAGGCCTTGAATCCGTCACCTTCAACGGAGACGCCTTTTCGCACGAAATGCGCCAGAACGTCATCGACACCTTGAACAAAATGGGCCGCAAGGTTGACCTGCTGGTATACAGCGTGGCCTCGAGCGTGCGCGTAGATCCGGACAACGGCACCCTTTACCGCAGCGTGCTGAAACCGATCGGGGAAACCTTCTCGGGAGCCACCATCGACTGCATGACGGGCAAAATCAGCACCATCAGCGCAGAACCCGCCACCGAAGAAGAAGCCGCAAATACCGTGAAAGTGATGGGCGGCGAAGACTGGGCTCTCTGGGTAAACCAGCTGAAGGCCGCAGGCGTGCTTGCCGAAGGCGTAAAGACCGTAGCCTACTCCTACATCGGCCCGAAGCTTTCCCACGCCATCTACCGCGACGGAACGATTGGCGGAGCCAAGAAGCATCTCGAAGCGACCGCCCGCGAACTGAATTCCTCGCTGCAAAAAGACCTGAAGGGTGAAGCCTATGTTTCCGTGAACAAGGGACTGGTGACGCGTTCCAGTGCCGTGATTCCCATTATCCCGCTGTACCTCTCGGTACTCTTCAAGGTGATGAAGGAACAGGGCTCACATGAAGGTTGCATCGAGCAGATGGAGCGCCTAATGAGCGAACGCCTGTACACGGGCAAGGCCGTACCGACCGACGAAAATCACCTGATCCGCATTGACGACTGGGAACTGGACCCGAAGGTACAGGAAGAAGTGAACAAGCGTATGGCGACCATTACCCAAGAAAACTTCGCCCAGGTGGGCGACCTCGAAGGATACCGCCACGACTTCTTGGCAACGAACGGATTCGATGTCGAAGGCGTCGACTACAGCGCCGACGTCAAGAGCGTCGAAACGATTTAA
- the tsaE gene encoding tRNA (adenosine(37)-N6)-threonylcarbamoyltransferase complex ATPase subunit type 1 TsaE gives MIFKSEKETYNWAVEFGRSLKPGDKVALYGNLGAGKTVISRGVCKGLGFTGSVCSPTYTILHEYPNNPPIFHFDLYRLDGGADLNEVGLDPDYLEKGISLIEWPERLEDNDPGLTHKVEIKILSETEREIEVTTL, from the coding sequence ATGATTTTTAAGTCGGAAAAAGAAACTTATAACTGGGCGGTTGAATTCGGGCGTAGCCTGAAGCCGGGCGACAAGGTGGCTCTTTACGGGAACCTGGGCGCAGGCAAGACGGTCATCAGTCGCGGGGTCTGCAAAGGTCTCGGTTTCACGGGATCCGTCTGCTCCCCCACCTATACCATCCTGCACGAATACCCGAACAACCCGCCGATTTTTCACTTCGACCTTTACCGCCTAGACGGCGGCGCCGACCTGAACGAGGTCGGCCTCGACCCCGACTACCTCGAAAAGGGGATCAGCCTGATCGAATGGCCCGAACGCCTCGAAGACAACGACCCCGGCCTCACGCATAAGGTTGAAATAAAAATCCTCTCGGAAACCGAGAGGGAAATCGAAGTCACTACACTTTAA
- a CDS encoding DUF805 domain-containing protein, translating to MDYFLKALANYANGNGRATRKEYWMYSLFATLFLIILLAVDMLLIYHGISSYLANVYGLAICCPGIAITVRRAHDIGLSGWYWWLLLVPFVNFYIGFKLCFADSESRENKYGPDPKAFERVNSESSRSDDSEKKPGNYDEYEKNFQFDDDLKWAFEILGCEQDASDDEVDCAYFTKMKESHPDKLPKDSPEWIVDAAKERLKKIKEAYLKIQKARKN from the coding sequence ATGGACTATTTTTTAAAAGCTTTAGCAAATTATGCAAATGGAAACGGGAGGGCGACTAGAAAAGAATATTGGATGTATAGCTTATTTGCTACTTTATTTCTAATCATTCTATTAGCAGTCGACATGCTACTCATTTACCATGGAATATCTTCATATCTTGCGAATGTTTACGGGCTAGCTATATGTTGCCCAGGAATCGCAATTACAGTGCGTAGAGCTCATGATATAGGTTTAAGTGGCTGGTATTGGTGGCTTTTGCTGGTTCCCTTCGTAAATTTTTATATTGGTTTCAAACTTTGTTTCGCGGATTCTGAGTCAAGAGAAAACAAATATGGCCCTGACCCCAAAGCATTTGAGCGGGTAAATTCCGAAAGCTCTCGTTCTGATGACTCGGAAAAGAAACCGGGAAATTATGATGAATATGAGAAAAATTTCCAATTTGACGATGATTTAAAGTGGGCGTTTGAAATTTTAGGATGTGAGCAAGACGCTTCGGATGATGAAGTGGATTGTGCATATTTCACGAAAATGAAAGAGAGCCACCCGGATAAATTACCTAAAGATTCTCCTGAATGGATTGTTGATGCTGCAAAGGAGAGACTAAAAAAAATTAAAGAAGCCTATTTGAAAATCCAAAAGGCGAGAAAAAATTAA